CCATTGGGCTGCAGGTAGGAGGATGTGGGCGTAAGCTGTAGTTTCTGTAGGATAGTAGGCGTCTTGGTAAATTGTGAAAGGCGATCGCAATAATGCCTTTTTTGTCCTTTCTAAATCTGGCATACTCACAGCTGGGTTAGTCGCCGCAATCCACAATAAACCCACTGCGTCTGCTTCCAAACTAGTAATCATATCCCAAGCGGTCAAACCAGGATGAGGCGAAATTTGACCTGGTTTCAATCCCCAAAATTGTTCAACTTCAGCCCGATGCTGGGGATTTTTAATTGACCGATAACCGGGTAACAAATGCGCCAAACCGCCGGCTTCCCTTCCTCCCATTGCATTTGGCTGACCAGTAAGAGAAAAAGGCCCAGCCCCTGGCTGACCAATCTGTCCAGTCATCAGGTGCAAATTAATAATACTTCTGACCTTAGCCGTACCCTCACTGGATTGATTCACACCCATTGACCACAAAGAAAGCACCCGCTGAGATTGACCCCAATATTTAGCTGCGGTTTCTAAATCTTCAATACTAATTCCACAGCGATTTGCTACGACATCTGGAGAATAGTGGCGAATCACCTCAGCGTATGCAGAAAAATTGCTGGTACAGTCGTCAATAAATTCTAAATCAATATAATTCCAGCGCATTAATAAATGAGCGATACCATTTAATAAATCGATATCCGTACCAGGACGAATGGCTAAATGTAAATCCGCAGCTTCTGCAGTTGGTGTGCGCCGTGGATCAACCACAATCATTTTCACATGACGATTTTTTTTGTGATATTTCGCCAGTCGATTGAAAACAATTGGGTGACATTCCGCCGTATTGGTGCCAATTAAAAATGCACAGTCAGTTAATTCCAAATCTTCATAACAGCAGGGAGGTCCATCAGCGCCAAAACTTTGAATATATCCAGATACAGCACTAGACATACATAAACGAGAGTTAGCGTCAAAATTATTTGTACCTAGACATCCTTTTAATAGTTTTTGGGCGATGTAATAATCTTCAGTTTGAAACTGACCAGAACCATACATACATATAGCTTCAGACCCTTGGGTAAAGCGCACATTTTGAATCCGCTTGGTGATGATATCAAAAACCTCATCCCAACTGACGCAGCGAAACTCTTGATCTAAAGATTCTCGCACCATTGGGTAATGAAGTCTATTTTTATCTAAAGATTCGGCAATTGTCGCGCCTTTGACACAAACCATACCCTGGCTGGATGGGTGCGCTTTATCGCCCCGTACCCGCCAAATTGGATTTCCTTGGCTATCTCGATGAGTCGCTTTTCCTGGTTGGGCTGGGGGGGAAACTTCTAGTCCACAGCCAACGCCACAGTAAGGACAGACGGTTTTGGTAAATTCACTCATAATCGAAAGAATTTTTAGCTCACGCATTCGACGAAGTCGTTCCCGTAGGGTAGGCGCAAAGACGCATTCGCGGAGCGTCTCGCAGAGAAGAAGCAAAAAATTTATAGGTAATCTTAGGCTAGGAAGGGAATAATCAGGTTTCGCAAGAGAAGAGGAAGGATATTTTTAATCTTTCCTTTTTTCTCTTTTTTATTCATCATTGTGAGCGTAGCGACGATAGAGGAAGTCTAGGGCATAGTTCCGTAAGTTATAGTATTGAGGGTCTTCCATGATGCGTTTACGGTTGCGGGGACGGGGGAAGGGAACATTGAGAATTTCGCCAATTTTAGCGGCTGGTCCGTTAGTCATCATGACCACTCGGTCTGCTAAAAATAGTGCTTCATCAATGTCATGAGTAATCATCAGAATTGTGACTTGATGTTCGCGCCAGATTTGCAGCAATTCTTCTTGTAATTCTTCTTTAGTGATAGCGTCTAATGCACCGAAAGGTTCATCAAGAATCAAGACTTGAGGACGAATAGAAAGGGCGCGGGCGATCGCCACTCGTTGCTTCATTCCCCCAGAAATTTGACTGGGTTTTTTGTCTGCGGCTTCTGTTAATCCCACCATCGCCAAATGTTCCTTGACAATAGCTCGTTTTTCTGCTCTGGGTTTTTTGGGAAATACTGAATCTACAGCTAAATACACATTTTCAAAGACACTTAGCCACGGTAGTAAACAGTAGTTTTGGAATACCATCATTCTGTCTGGGCCTGGTTCAGTGATAGGTTGATCTTGCAGTAAGACTATCCCATCGGTGGGGGAGTTGAACCCAGAAACCATGTTTAACAGCGTAGATTTACCACAGCCAGAATGACCAATAATGCAAACAAATTCCGATTCACGAACTTTCAGGTCAACTCCATCTAAAACCGTATAAGGACCGTCAGGCGTTGGGTAAATTTTGCTAACGCCATCAATTACCAAAAAATTCTCTGCTTTCGGTGATAGCAATGGATTAACTTGGGTTGTGTTTTGATTTTTTTTAGCTACTTGCATAGTTATCTTTATTTTCACTCACTGACTACAGCAATTCATTACTTCGTCGCAAACTTTCCTCAAAAATCCTCAGCGTCCCTCTGCGTTTAAAAAAGTAAATCTTTTATCCAAATGGTATTTAAGTCTGTAAAGCTTTCTGTTTCTTCGCCAGTTTTTGTTGATTGAGAAAGTCAATCATTTCATTCCGCAAATTGTAATAACTGGGATGGTTGACTACTTCTAGGCGTTGACGGGGACGGGGGACATTGACTTCGATAATTTGGCCGATATGGGCTTCGGGTCCATTGGTGAGCAGAACGATGCGATCGCTCAATAATAGCGCTTCATCAACATCATGAGTTACCATTACACAGGTCAGGTTGTGTTCGTTGCAGATTTTCATCAGTTGTTCCTGCAAACTACCCCTTGTTAAAGCATCTAATGCACCAAATGGTTCATCTAGCAATAATAATTTGGGACGAATTGCTAAAGCCCTGGCGATCGCTACCCGTTGTTTCATCCCTCCAGATAATTGACTAGGACGCTTCTTTGCTGCTTGGCGCAATCCCACCATATCAATGTGTTCTTCAACAATGGCTTGGCGTGCGGTTTTGGGTTGATTATGATAAACTTCATCCACTGCTAAGGCGATGTTTTCTCGCACTGTTAGCCAAGGTAGCAGGGAATAGTTTTGGAAGACGACCATCCTGTCTGGGCCTGGTTCTGTGACTTCTCTTCCTTCTAATATCACACCGCCAAAGTTCGCTTTGTCTAAACCGGCGATGATGTTGAGTAGGGTCGATTTACCGCAACCAGAGTGTCCAACTAAGGAAACAAATTCGCCTTGTCTAATTTTTAGTTGAATATTTTTCAGCGCGATATATTTACCACCATTTGGTAGTTCAAATATTCGGTCAACGTGGTCTATTTCTACAAAGGTTATCATCTGTTATTTGTTCTTTGAGTAATGAGTGATGAGTGAGTAATGAGTAATGAGTAATGAGTAATGAGTAATGAGTGATGAGTGATGAGTGATGAGTGATGAGTGATGAGTGATGAGTGATGAGTGATGAGTAATGAGTAATGAGTGATGAGTAATGAGTGATGAGTGATGAGTAATGAGTGATGAGTGATGAGTGATGAGTGATGAGTAATGACTAATGACCAATGACTATTTTTGTTCTTCAGAAACTACTTTCTTCGCAATGAAACCAACTAATCTATCTAGCATTAATCCTACTAAGCCTACATAAATTAGTGCCAAAATCATTTCACTGAGATTAGTTGCAGTATTAGTGTTGAATGCATCCCAAATAAACGAGCCGATTCCCACACCACCAACTAACATTTCGGCGGCTACAATTGCTAACCAAGATAAGCCAATACCAATTCTTAAGCCGGTGAATATGTAAGGAACTGTGGCTGGAAATAGAATTTTTATGAAATACTTGAATCCCGAAAGCTTTAATACTCTAGCAACGTTTCTGTAGTCTTGGGGTATTTGTTGTACACCAACTGTTGTATTAATCAGAATCGGCCAAATAGATGTGATGAAAATCACGAAAATCGCTGAGGGATTAGCTTGGCGAAATGCTGCTAAAGAAATAGGCAACCAAGCCAAGGGTGGAACTGTTCGTAGTACCTGAAATATGGGGTCTACGGCACTATAAATTAATTGATTGGCTCCAATAATGATGCCAAAGATAACGCCTACAATCGCTGCTAGACTGAAACCTAAACCTACTCTTCCTAAACTTGTGAGTATTTGCCAACCTAATCCTTTATCATTTTCACCATTATCAAAGAATGGGTTAATGATAAACGGGTCCCAAGTATCTTGAAAAACTTTGATTGGTCCTGGCAAATTAGAATCAGAACTTGAGCAGAGTAATTGCCAAATAGTTAAAAATATGATGAGCGCTACTAGTGGAGGTACAACTTTTTTTGATAAAAAATTGGCAGTCTTATTCTGCGAATTTCGTTTTTTAGTACGACTTCCAAGGGTTGCGGTCATTTTCTAGCTTCTCCAATTAAGATTATGTACGTACGTCAGTTTTTTGGTTCTGTTTGCAGTTGTTAAAAATGGGCTAAATAAAACTGCAATTTGCCGATTTTTTAGCCCAGTAATTGATGCAGCATTTCTCAATATTTCCTGTTTATTTTGAATTTCAATGTCTGAAAATCTCTGTTTATGTGGTGAATCCCCAACTTATGATGTTAACCACATAAATAGTTTGTTTTGCAGTCAAATTAAGCTTTCTTGATTTTCAAGCTATTCAAGTACTCTTCAGGTTTTTCTGGGTCAAATTTGACGCCATCAAAGAAAGTTTCGACACCACGAGAAGTGCTAGTAGGAATTTCAGCAGCAGCAACACCAAGGGCTTTAGCTGCTTGTTTCCACAAGTCTTCTTTGTTTACTTGATCTACGAGTTCTTTGACTTTAGTATCAGCGGGTAGTTTTCCCCAACGGATGTTTTCTGTTAAGAACCAAATATCATGACTTTTGTAAGGATAGGAAGCGTTATCTGCCCAGAATTTCATCCGATATTGAAAGTCTTTAACTGTGCGTCCATCGCCGTAGTCAATATTGCCTCTGAATCGCTCTAAAATATCAGCAACAGCGACGTTAAAGTATTTACGGTCTGAGCAAATTTTACACATTTCTTCTTTATTTTCGGGTTTGTCGCACCATTGCTGTGCTTCTATTATTCCCATTAACAAAGCCTGTGTTGAATTGGGATTTTTATCTACCCAATCTTTCCGCATGGTAAAGGCTTTTTCTGGGTGGTTGTTCCACAGTTCACCTGTCACTAAAGCGGTGTAACCCAATTTTTGGCTGACTAATTGAGCATTCCAAGGTTCTCCCACACAAAAGGCGTCTACGGTGCCAGATTTTACATTGGCTACCATTTGCGGGGGTGGTACGACTTCTAAACCTACATCTTGGTTAGGATCGATACCGCCAGATGCTAACCAGTAGCGCATCCATAAATCGTGGGTACCACCGGGAAAGGTGACAGCGGCTTTTAGAGCTTTTTTATCGGCTTTGGCTTTATCTACAGCCGCTTTCAAGCTTTTGCTATCTGCTGAAACTTTCAAGTCTTTAAATTTTTCGGCGACGGAGATGGCCTGACCGTTAAGATTTAACCTCGCCAAAATGTACAGTGGTACTTTGTCGGTGATACTGATTTGGTAGGGCATGGGGCTGAGGATATGCGATCCATCAATACCATCACCAGCTGAACCGATTTTTAAGTTTTCACGAACTACAACCCATGATTTTTCTTTTTTGAGTTCGACATCGGTCATGCCATATTTGGCAAAGAAGCCTTTCTCTTTGGCTATAATCAGGGGAGCCGCATCAGTTAGGGGAATGAATCCTAATTTGGCTTTGGTGGTTTCGACTTTTGGCGCATTACCTACAGCGGTAACGTTAGATGCGGGATTAGCTGTAGTATTAGGCGTGGAGTTGTCTGCACTTGATCCATTGGATGAGCAACCGTGAATCAAGATAGTACTAGCAGCAGCAGCACCTGTGGTTATAATGAAATTTCTGCGCGAAAGATTACTCATTGTGTGTCTGGTGTTATTTTTTGAGTAGATATTTTGGTCTAGGTTGCAAAAGGGTGATATTTGCCAATTGTTGCTAAGTGGAGACTATCAGCCTTTTCAATAGGAACAAATGAACTAGGAAATCCAAAGCTGAAAAGGGCTTTCAGTTTAGACCATCAAAATTATCCCTTTAAGCTATCCATGCAATCAAGAGCGATCGCAACATTTACAGCAGTTTTCATCTATTTAGACCACAAGCTGATATTTGTATTTCTTTCTTCCTTTGCGCCTTCTCTACGAGACGCTACGCGAATGCGCCTTTGCGTGAGATATAAAGATGTGGTTCATTTACCTGAAAACCGCTGTAAGCAATTCGCAATTATCTTTTGTGTTGACGGTTGACTGTTAAGTCGGTAGGAATAAACCAAACTATATTACGTGCCTGAAATCCTTACCAATCACCAATGACAAATCACAAATGATGACCAAAGATAGTCACGTTTATTTGCGCCGACCTACTTAATTGTTAACTGTCCACCACTTCAAGTTTGATGGATTCATTTTTTTAAGTTCCCTCACTTTCGTGGGATACTAAGGTTTGTATCCTCGGTTGTGCGCCAAAATGTTCGATGAGTAATTCTCGTAATACTGGCTGTAAGTCTTCGCATGGTACACCTTTGGTTACACAAGTTCCCAATTGAGCATTTTTACCGACTTTACCGCCCATGTAGATGTCAACGCCTTCTAAGGTTTTGCCATTTTTGCGCGTTTTTGTGCCCATTAAGCCAATATCGGCCACTTGCGGTTGTCCGCAGGAGTTAGGACACCCTGTCCAGTGAATTCTCACAGGACGAGTGAGAATTAACTCTGCTTCTAAGGCTTTAACCATCACCAAAGCGCGGTTTTTGGTTTCTATGAGTGCGAAGTTACAAAATTGTGCGCCTGTACAAGAAACTAGCGATCGCGCCAGTAAACCAGGGTCAATTTTAAACCTTTGAAGTAAAGGTTCCGTTAAAAATGTTGCTAACCGGGAATCTGGTATATTGGGGATAATCAGATTTTGTTCTACGGTAATTCGGATTTCACCATTGCCGTAAACTTCCGCTAATCGCCCAATTTCCAACATATCTTCAGCGTACAACCGACCCACTGGAATATGCAAGCCTACGTAATTTAATTCTAATTGTTTTTGTTTATATATTCCGACATGATCCCGTTTTTCCCAATCGATTTCGTCTTTTGCTGCTGCGGGTAAAAAGGATTTACCCCAACGGTTTTCTACTTCTTTGCGGAATTTTTCTATACCCCATTCATCAATCAACCACATCAAACGGGCTTTTTGTCGATTAGCACGTAAACCGTGGTCGCGATAAACTTCCAAAATGGCTCTACATACACTCACTACGTCTTCTGGTGGTATCCAAGCATTCAGCGGAATCGCCGCTTCACACCGTTTGGCTGAGAAAAAGCCACCAACTAGGATATTAAACCCAAAAGCTGGCGATTGGGAAGATTCTTCCCCAGTCCCTAATAAAGAGTCACTCATCCCTTCTTTAAACGCCGGCACAAAAGCTAAATCGTTGATTTCCGCATGAACTGAGTTGTCTTTACCACCAGCGATCGCAATGTTAAATTTACGCGGTAGGTTGGTAAATTCTGCGTTACCAACTCCATTATTGGTCAGCATGTCTTGGATTTGCTGTACCAATCCTCTGGTATCAAATAACTCATCTGCATCTAACCCCGCTACCGGATCACCTGTGATATTGCGGACGTTATCCATCCCTGATTGGACGGTGGTTAAGCCAACGGCGCTAAATTTATTAAATATATCCGGT
The Gloeotrichia echinulata CP02 DNA segment above includes these coding regions:
- a CDS encoding CmpA/NrtA family ABC transporter substrate-binding protein, which produces MSNLSRRNFIITTGAAAASTILIHGCSSNGSSADNSTPNTTANPASNVTAVGNAPKVETTKAKLGFIPLTDAAPLIIAKEKGFFAKYGMTDVELKKEKSWVVVRENLKIGSAGDGIDGSHILSPMPYQISITDKVPLYILARLNLNGQAISVAEKFKDLKVSADSKSLKAAVDKAKADKKALKAAVTFPGGTHDLWMRYWLASGGIDPNQDVGLEVVPPPQMVANVKSGTVDAFCVGEPWNAQLVSQKLGYTALVTGELWNNHPEKAFTMRKDWVDKNPNSTQALLMGIIEAQQWCDKPENKEEMCKICSDRKYFNVAVADILERFRGNIDYGDGRTVKDFQYRMKFWADNASYPYKSHDIWFLTENIRWGKLPADTKVKELVDQVNKEDLWKQAAKALGVAAAEIPTSTSRGVETFFDGVKFDPEKPEEYLNSLKIKKA
- a CDS encoding nitrate ABC transporter ATP-binding protein (This model describes the ATP binding subunits of ATP-binding cassette (ABC) transporters for nitrate transport, or for bicarbonate transport, in bacteria and archaea.) — encoded protein: MQVAKKNQNTTQVNPLLSPKAENFLVIDGVSKIYPTPDGPYTVLDGVDLKVRESEFVCIIGHSGCGKSTLLNMVSGFNSPTDGIVLLQDQPITEPGPDRMMVFQNYCLLPWLSVFENVYLAVDSVFPKKPRAEKRAIVKEHLAMVGLTEAADKKPSQISGGMKQRVAIARALSIRPQVLILDEPFGALDAITKEELQEELLQIWREHQVTILMITHDIDEALFLADRVVMMTNGPAAKIGEILNVPFPRPRNRKRIMEDPQYYNLRNYALDFLYRRYAHNDE
- the ntrB gene encoding nitrate ABC transporter permease: MTATLGSRTKKRNSQNKTANFLSKKVVPPLVALIIFLTIWQLLCSSSDSNLPGPIKVFQDTWDPFIINPFFDNGENDKGLGWQILTSLGRVGLGFSLAAIVGVIFGIIIGANQLIYSAVDPIFQVLRTVPPLAWLPISLAAFRQANPSAIFVIFITSIWPILINTTVGVQQIPQDYRNVARVLKLSGFKYFIKILFPATVPYIFTGLRIGIGLSWLAIVAAEMLVGGVGIGSFIWDAFNTNTATNLSEMILALIYVGLVGLMLDRLVGFIAKKVVSEEQK
- a CDS encoding nitrate reductase; the encoded protein is MSEFTKTVCPYCGVGCGLEVSPPAQPGKATHRDSQGNPIWRVRGDKAHPSSQGMVCVKGATIAESLDKNRLHYPMVRESLDQEFRCVSWDEVFDIITKRIQNVRFTQGSEAICMYGSGQFQTEDYYIAQKLLKGCLGTNNFDANSRLCMSSAVSGYIQSFGADGPPCCYEDLELTDCAFLIGTNTAECHPIVFNRLAKYHKKNRHVKMIVVDPRRTPTAEAADLHLAIRPGTDIDLLNGIAHLLMRWNYIDLEFIDDCTSNFSAYAEVIRHYSPDVVANRCGISIEDLETAAKYWGQSQRVLSLWSMGVNQSSEGTAKVRSIINLHLMTGQIGQPGAGPFSLTGQPNAMGGREAGGLAHLLPGYRSIKNPQHRAEVEQFWGLKPGQISPHPGLTAWDMITSLEADAVGLLWIAATNPAVSMPDLERTKKALLRSPFTIYQDAYYPTETTAYAHILLPAAQWGEKTGVMTNSERMVTLSPAFRQPPQQAKADWEIFAEVGRRLGFVEQFTFANSAEVYAEFAQLTRDRPCDMSGISHEQLTISPIQWPSPEKSYESESLLTPHSKRLYTDLRFHTPDGRARFGAYHSRGLAEPPDPNYPFVLTTGRLYGHWHTLTRTGRIEKIQQMHPEPFIEIHPRDAVKLAITDNSWVEVRSRRGQARFPAKVTKAIAPGTVFIPMHWGALWANQAEANALTHSASCPDSLQPELKACAVQLLPISLEIVVKNCQLQSSQW
- a CDS encoding ferredoxin--nitrite reductase, with amino-acid sequence MTDTATTTTASFNKFEKLKQEKDGLAIKGEIEKFAVLGWEAMDETDRDHRLKWMGVFFRPVTPGKFMMRMRMPNGILMSKQMRVLAEVLQRYGDDGSADITTRQNIQLRGIRIEDLPDIFNKFSAVGLTTVQSGMDNVRNITGDPVAGLDADELFDTRGLVQQIQDMLTNNGVGNAEFTNLPRKFNIAIAGGKDNSVHAEINDLAFVPAFKEGMSDSLLGTGEESSQSPAFGFNILVGGFFSAKRCEAAIPLNAWIPPEDVVSVCRAILEVYRDHGLRANRQKARLMWLIDEWGIEKFRKEVENRWGKSFLPAAAKDEIDWEKRDHVGIYKQKQLELNYVGLHIPVGRLYAEDMLEIGRLAEVYGNGEIRITVEQNLIIPNIPDSRLATFLTEPLLQRFKIDPGLLARSLVSCTGAQFCNFALIETKNRALVMVKALEAELILTRPVRIHWTGCPNSCGQPQVADIGLMGTKTRKNGKTLEGVDIYMGGKVGKNAQLGTCVTKGVPCEDLQPVLRELLIEHFGAQPRIQTLVSHESEGT